CTCCGCCGCCGCGCGCCCGAGCGCCGGGATGACGTGGCTGTACGTGTTGAGCGTCAGGCTGATCTGGCTGTGCCCAAGCGTCTCCATGACGACTTGGGGCGAGACGCCCTGGGCGAGGAGGAGCGAGGCGCAGGCATCGCGGAGATCGTGAAACCGCTGACGGGGCAGGCCGGCGGTCACGAGGAGCGCCTCGAACCGGCGGGTCACGGCGATGCCATCCATCGGCGTCCCGCCCGTCGTCGTGAAGACGAGGCCGCGCGGATCGTCGTGCCAGCGTGAGCCGGCGAGGAGGCGCTCCCCCCGTTGGCGGGTCCGATGAGCACGGAGGGCGTAGAGGACGATCACCGGGAGGGCGACAACGCGGCGGCTTGTCGCCGACTTCGGTTCAACACGACGAGGGTGAGTCGGCCATTCACCCTCTGGAGTGCGTGGCGAGCGGTGAGCGTCGCGCGTTCGACGTCGATGTCGGTCCACGCGAGGCCGAGGATCTCACCCTGCCGAAGTCCCAGCCCGAGGGCGACAAGGTAGAGGGCCTCGAGGAAGACCCGCGCCTCCTCAGGTGACAGGAGGCTCACCTCTCGGCGCGGTACCCGTGGCGGCTCGGCGAGTCGAGCGGCGTTGCGGGTCACGATCCCCCATCGCTCGGCCTGGCCGAGTGCCTGACGGAGGACGGCTCGGATGTACGCGACGGTCCGGGGCGCGAGCCGCTCAGCGGACCTCGCGTTGAGGAAGGCCTGGACCTGCTGCGGGGTGAGGCGGGCGAGGGGAGGTGGCCAAGACCCGGGGCGAGGCGAAGCCGGATGATCCCGGCGTGGCTCGTGTATGTCCGGGGCCGGACGCTCGGCCGAACTGACTCGGCGAGCCACTGGTCGAGGAACGTGCCGACCGTGAGGCGCTCAGATGGCACCGGCAGCCCGGCCGCCTCGGCCCGGAGGGCGGTCTGGAGCTTGTCGCGGACCTCGGCCCTGCTGCGGCCGAGGAGCGAGCGGCGGGTCCGCCGGCCGTCGGAGCGGGTATGGCGGGCGCTGAAGCTGGCGAGGGGAGTGGCCACCGTCCCGTTCGCGACCGGCTTCTCCCAG
Above is a window of Chloroflexota bacterium DNA encoding:
- a CDS encoding tyrosine-type recombinase/integrase, whose translation is MIVLYALRAHRTRQRGERLLAGSRWHDDPRGLVFTTTGGTPMDGIAVTRRFEALLVTAGLPRQRFHDLRDACASLLLAQGVSPQVVMETLGHSQISLTLNTYSHVIPALGRAAAEQMDAVLAMAMSVSVLPGRCSSRHCSGRIRGPGHARRRE